Proteins encoded by one window of Anopheles merus strain MAF unplaced genomic scaffold, AmerM5.1 LNR4000014, whole genome shotgun sequence:
- the LOC121600958 gene encoding uncharacterized protein LOC121600958: protein MERWMEVPMDEDQRRSSLGRIDYRAMTAQQTGEVPSVYDLPAHVQPGSRGYVSQQGQLTPRPVQLGPSPSQPAPSQSAPLPSVQNGQMGQQPLDNAVLHQTLHLLQQQLQEQQQLISQMLQQQQFAPQAQQQPAQQYQPAVPSNPELILDALANSIAEFRYEAESGVTFEAWFTRYEDLFATNASRLGDEAKVRLLVRKLGTPEHARYISYILPRSPRDLSFEETVDKLTALFGCRESLLSKRYRCLQICKKRTEDLIAFSCRVNRACVEFQFASMNEETFKCLMLVCGLKDEADNDLRTRLLARIEERNDVTLEQLSAECQRITSVKGDSAMIAGETSERVFAVHSGEKRSHEKAAQQTNYKRFTPYRTKRPFRANDAVCSSTSKPAKPCWLCGDMQWVRECTYRSHKCLDCGRYGHREGHCNTASRKKRFNVRQRNINTRVVTVNVRSIRERRRFVSIALNGTAVRLQLDTASESVSSTAVRGEKLAARR from the coding sequence ATGGAGCGATGGATGGAAGTCCCGATGGATGAAGACCAGCGACGATCATCGTTAGGCCGTATCGATTACCGTGCAATGACGGCCCAACAAACCGGTGAGGTTCCTTCCGTGTACGATCTGCCGGCCCATGTTCAACCAGGATCGCGCGGCTACGTGAGTCAGCAAGGGCAGTTAACACCGAGGCCAGTGCAGCTAGGACCATCGCCATCGCAACCAGCGCCATCGCAGTCAGCACCATTGCCATCCGTACAAAATGGCCAGATGGGTCAACAACCTCTGGATAACGCCGTCCTGCACCAAACCTTGCACTTGCTGCAACAGCAATTGCAGGAACAGCAACAGTTAATTTCGCAAAtgttgcaacagcagcaattcGCGCCGCAAGCCCAGCAACAACCCGCACAGCAGTACCAGCCCGCCGTCCCTAGTAACCCAGAACTTATACTCGATGCTTTGGCCAATAGCATTGCAGAGTTCCGGTATGAAGCTGAATCTGGTGTAACGTTCGAAGCTTGGTTCACACGCTACGAGGACCTGTTTGCCACAAACGCTTCGCGGCTAGGCGATGAGGCTAAGGTAAGGCTTTTAGTGCGTAAGTTGGGAACACCAGAACACGCCCGTTATATAAGCTATATTTTACCCCGCTCACCACGTGATTTATCGTTTGAGGAAACCGTCGATAAGCTGACAGCGCTTTTTGGGTGTAGAGAATCTCTCCTTAGTAAGCGCTACAGATGCCTCCAGATTTGTAAAAAGCGCACGGAAGATTTGATCGCGTTCTCCTGTCGGGTAAACCGAGCATGCGTCGAGTTCCAGTTTGCGAGCATGAACGAAGAGACCTTCAAGTGCCTAATGCTGGTGTGTGGGCTCAAAGATGAGGCTGACAATGACCTGCGAACTAGACTCCTTGCGCGCATAGAGGAGCGGAACGACGTTACGCTTGAACAATTATCCGCAGAGTGTCAGCGTATTACAAGTGTGAAAGGAGACAGCGCTATGATTGCCGGAGAGACGAGTGAACGTGTTTTCGCAGTACACAGCGGAGAGAAGAGATCGCACGAGAAAGCAGCGCAGCAAACTAATTACAAGCGGTTCACGCCGTACCGTACCAAACGACCATTCCGTGCAAACGATGCTGTGTGTTCATCAACAAGCAAGCCAGCGAAGCCCTGTTGGTTGTGTGGTGACATGCAGTGGGTGCGTGAGTGCACTTACCGTTCGCACAAGTGTCTCGACTGTGGGAGATATGGTCATCGTGAGGGGCACTGCAACACAGCGAGCAGGAAGAAGCGGTTCAATGTTCGGCAACGGAATATCAACACTCGTGTAGTAACGGTCAACGTCCGAAGCATACGAGAGCGCCGCAGATTCGTGTCCATCGCTCTCAACGGAACAGCTGTTCGATTGCAGCTAGACACAGCTTCGGAATCAGTGTCATCGACCGCCGTACGTGGAGAAAAATTGGCAGCCCGCCGTTAA